DNA from Oscillatoria salina IIICB1:
CTCAAACGCACATCAGATCCTACTTGGGGTTTTTCAGCAGGATCGGCAAACTTTCCGACCCGAGGAGATAGTTCTTGAATCAGAAAATTTTTGTTAATGACTAAATATTCTATTTGGCTAAGAGCTATAACTTTTTTTTGGTCAATTTTCATTTTATTTTCAGCATATTATAAGCTAATTTGTGAAAAATTTCATCGACATCTTTCCCGGTTTTTGCTGATGTAGTATGAGCAGCAATTACTTGGGGTTGTTCGGGAAAATGAACAAGTTTAAATTGTGCTTCAAGTTCTTCTTCGCTAACCAAATCTAATTTATTCAAAGCAATAACTGCAAGACCTTTGGGACAAACCGAAAAAAATAAATCGAGATGTTGCTGTAGATTCTCAATTGTTTCCGAACGAGTTACATCAGCAACAATAATTGCTCCTTTCGCTCCTTGTAAATAACTAGGTGCGATCGCTTTAAACTTCGTTTGTCCTTCAATATCCCAAACGATCAACTGTACTTGCTGATTTCCTGTCCCTTCTGGAGCAGGTACTTCAACTGATTTGCGGGAAATTTTTACTCCTACTGTTGATAAATACCGATCGCTAAATTGACGGTCTACAAAGCGGCGAATTAAGCTTGTTTTGCCAACGCTAAAATCACCAACTAAACAAATTTTTTTAGAAATTACTGACATACTTAACTTACTCTTCTTGCGTACTTATGTATGGCTCAAATCTAACTACTCTACTCAAGCGTAACGGCTGATTAATAGCAATATTTGGAGGACTTTCTGGACTACCAAAAATTTCTAATCTTGTTGCTTCAATACCTCGCTTTTGCAAAGCATCTCGAACAGTTTTAGCTCGTTTAATCGCCAGATCTTCATTTTGCTCTTTTGTTCCTTGACGATCTGCGTGACCAATAATTTTTAACTTGACTTGGGGATTTTGCTTGAGTAATTCGCTAATCGGAATCAGTGTCTTGTTTATTTCTGATAAATTCAAGTTGGCTGAACCGGAATCAAAATAAATTCGCTTTTTTAAGAGAGGTTCTCCTAGTTGAAAAACATTAACAACCGATCTAACTCCAGGAACTTGCTCTAAAACTTGAGTAACTTTTGCAACATCGCTAATTTGAGCGATATTACCGTTAACTGTTACTTTCCCAGCTTCGTAGCGAGCAAAAATTTCGATTCCTTTTTTTTGATTGAATAAAGATGTTACTCGCTCTATTTCTGCTATAGTTAATTCTGGATTTGTCGGTACATCAACAGCGATAATTTGGTTATTTAAGTCAAAATTTGGTGCAATTTCACCTGCAACTTCACCTGCTAAAGAGCGTAAAGATTCGCTCGGTACTCGTCCTTTTAAAATTAATTTATCTCGCTTGAATTCTGGAACTAGGCGATAAACTGATAACTCAGGAGTTGCATCTAAAGCTATGGCTGTTTTTGTTTCAATTCGGCGAGCTATCCAACTACGATACTGGTAATATCCCCCAGGTATTCCTAACAGAAATAGTAAAAGTAAGCCCAGTTTTAAAAACCCTAGAGCAGGGGTTTTTTTCTCTCTGTCTTCAGTTTTCTTATCGGCTTTAAGTAATGCTTTTAAAAATTCTTCAATCGCTTCAGGAATTGTGCCTGGATCGCCGTCAAATTCTTGAATTTCACGATCGTATTCTTCAACAATTTTCCCTAGAGTAGCGCGCATTTTTTCAATAAATTCTTTTGATGGTGCGCCATCAATTACCACTGCTAGATAGCAGTATCCGGCTACTTCAATAACAATTTTTGAGTTACCGTATTCAATCTCTGTTAGTTCCGAAACTTCGCCATTTTGGACAATACAATCGTAGACAAAACTCCGGATCGCGGTTAGCATTCCGGCTAACATATCGCCTTCTAATTTTTGTGATTCAATCGGTTGTACGTCGCGAATTAGTAAGCCAGAAGTTTTGTGAATTAAAAAGATAGCTTGGATCGAAAATCCTAAAGATTCTCGTAAGATTAATTCGGCTTCCGAAACTCCTTGAAAAGCAGCACGCATTTTGCGGCTAATTCCTTCTGGAGAAAGGGCGCTTTCTACTTTTTGATTAATACTTTGCACTACTTCTGTCATGTATTTAGCAACAGTATTACCAATTACTGGATATAGTGCATCTACCATTGCGTCACGCTCGTAAGCAATTTGAGCCTTGATTGCTCTACCCATTTCCGGACCGAGAGTTTTTGCGATCGCACCTTGCTGAAGTCTGATTTGTTCCCGGATAGCGATCGCGATTTCGGGAGCGATCGCGCGCGCGATCGCTTCTGGTTGTTTTTCGATTTCGTGAGTAATTGCTTCTGGGAGAATCTCCGCGAGGATACTACTCATTCCTCGTAGGTTGTACAAACCTCGCTCTTGAATTAATTCGTCAACTACGGGTGTTAAGGTTTCTATCATGATTTCCCGCGAATCGTTGACGCGCATTTTTAATAATTCGGTCATTAAAGGTATGA
Protein-coding regions in this window:
- a CDS encoding Rab family GTPase, producing the protein MSVISKKICLVGDFSVGKTSLIRRFVDRQFSDRYLSTVGVKISRKSVEVPAPEGTGNQQVQLIVWDIEGQTKFKAIAPSYLQGAKGAIIVADVTRSETIENLQQHLDLFFSVCPKGLAVIALNKLDLVSEEELEAQFKLVHFPEQPQVIAAHTTSAKTGKDVDEIFHKLAYNMLKIK
- a CDS encoding OmpA family protein gives rise to the protein MKSSRLSSNSDREKSILPDESSNNNNREQLENLLKLLWELGILDANLTPDSQVILAEDNSGFKSSLEKKKLKQSRVNVEQEKGDWVGRNSQEDNPRSPLFSFPERELVADEIDSKSEKNESQETGNEVTDLSNNSAELDFLWSSLENLLFDSESGKAVGSSVETEVNSNTLAQIEQKSKTERRSLPATKFESEIAQKERQKLAEVESKTEPEKRKFIELEWEKTAGASELENQRVVREEKNNISVGANVENKEQKKITPGIVERGEVLTTDSAELGKLRQIIINLEAKLKELENQVYEPTELINPLIPLMTELLKMRVNDSREIMIETLTPVVDELIQERGLYNLRGMSSILAEILPEAITHEIEKQPEAIARAIAPEIAIAIREQIRLQQGAIAKTLGPEMGRAIKAQIAYERDAMVDALYPVIGNTVAKYMTEVVQSINQKVESALSPEGISRKMRAAFQGVSEAELILRESLGFSIQAIFLIHKTSGLLIRDVQPIESQKLEGDMLAGMLTAIRSFVYDCIVQNGEVSELTEIEYGNSKIVIEVAGYCYLAVVIDGAPSKEFIEKMRATLGKIVEEYDREIQEFDGDPGTIPEAIEEFLKALLKADKKTEDREKKTPALGFLKLGLLLLFLLGIPGGYYQYRSWIARRIETKTAIALDATPELSVYRLVPEFKRDKLILKGRVPSESLRSLAGEVAGEIAPNFDLNNQIIAVDVPTNPELTIAEIERVTSLFNQKKGIEIFARYEAGKVTVNGNIAQISDVAKVTQVLEQVPGVRSVVNVFQLGEPLLKKRIYFDSGSANLNLSEINKTLIPISELLKQNPQVKLKIIGHADRQGTKEQNEDLAIKRAKTVRDALQKRGIEATRLEIFGSPESPPNIAINQPLRLSRVVRFEPYISTQEE